Proteins from one Bacteroides mediterraneensis genomic window:
- a CDS encoding NAD-dependent epimerase/dehydratase family protein, which translates to MKNILIIGATGQIGSELTMLLRKSYTGNVVAGYIPGAEPKGELKESGPSAIVDITNSQQIADAVTKYQVDTIYNLAALLSAVAENKPQLAWKIGLGGLFNTLEVAREKNCAVFTPSSIGSFGPGTPKDKTPQDTIQRPKTMYGVTKVSGELLSDYYFTRFGVDTRSVRFPGLISYVTPPGGGTTDYAVDIYYSAAKGEKFVCPIAAGTYMDMMYMPDALRAAIEIMEADPAKLVHRNSFNIASMSFEPDTIYQNIRKYLPGFEMEYQVDPLRQAIAESWPNSLDDTCAREEWGWKPEYDLDAMTTDMLAKLKERFGH; encoded by the coding sequence ATGAAAAACATTTTAATAATTGGGGCTACCGGACAAATTGGTTCGGAACTCACGATGCTTTTGAGAAAGAGTTATACAGGAAATGTGGTTGCCGGATATATCCCTGGTGCGGAGCCTAAAGGAGAACTGAAAGAGTCAGGCCCTTCGGCGATTGTAGATATTACCAATTCACAGCAAATAGCCGATGCAGTTACGAAATATCAGGTGGATACTATCTATAATCTGGCTGCTCTGCTTTCAGCTGTAGCCGAAAACAAACCTCAGTTGGCTTGGAAAATCGGGTTGGGCGGTCTGTTCAATACGTTGGAAGTGGCTCGTGAGAAGAATTGTGCAGTCTTTACACCAAGTTCCATCGGTTCGTTTGGTCCCGGAACTCCGAAAGACAAGACTCCTCAGGATACCATACAGCGCCCGAAGACAATGTATGGTGTGACGAAGGTTTCAGGAGAATTGCTTAGTGACTATTATTTTACGCGTTTTGGAGTCGACACCCGTTCGGTTCGTTTTCCCGGACTGATTTCTTATGTGACTCCTCCGGGAGGTGGTACTACTGACTATGCGGTAGATATTTATTATTCGGCTGCAAAAGGTGAAAAGTTTGTCTGTCCAATCGCGGCAGGCACTTATATGGATATGATGTATATGCCGGATGCTTTGAGAGCAGCGATTGAAATAATGGAAGCAGATCCTGCAAAGCTGGTGCATCGTAATTCGTTTAACATTGCGTCTATGAGCTTTGAGCCGGATACCATTTATCAGAACATCCGGAAATATCTTCCGGGTTTTGAGATGGAATATCAGGTGGATCCTTTGCGTCAAGCCATTGCTGAATCATGGCCTAATTCATTGGATGATACTTGTGCCCGTGAGGAATGGGGATGGAAGCCGGAATATGATTTGGATGCAATGACTACAGATATGCTTGCCAAATTGAAAGAACGCTTTGGACATTAA
- a CDS encoding ATP-dependent RecD-like DNA helicase — protein sequence MLNNDLSQQIKRNFSYKPTEEQEKAVKSFADFLLSLSGDTVFLMKGYAGTGKTTLTAALVRTLEQLQWKTVLLAPTGRAAKVFSSYAGHPAYTIHKKIYRQKVFSNETDNFMTNQNLHRNTLFIVDEASMIANEGLSGGHFGSGRLLDDLAQYVYNGMGCRLMLVGDTAQLPPIGEEESPALSVSMLQGYGLEVTECMLTEVVRQREKSGILWNATALRAHLAENDFTEYPQIRFKGFPDICRLPGNELIEAINECYDHVGLDETIVICRSNKRASLYNKGIRNSILFREDELNGGDVLMIAKNNYFWGTECKELDFIANGDVAVVRRVRRVREMYGFRFADVLLAFPDYDNQEIEVKILLDTLHSDSPSLPKEDNDRLFYTVLEDYADLPTKRERMKKMKEDPYYNALQVKYAYAVTCHKAQGGQWKRVFLDQGYMTEEMLSPDYFRWLYTAFTRATEKLYLVNWPEGQTER from the coding sequence ATGTTAAATAATGATTTATCGCAGCAAATTAAGCGAAATTTTTCCTATAAACCAACAGAAGAGCAGGAAAAAGCGGTGAAAAGTTTTGCTGATTTCTTGTTGTCTCTTTCTGGAGATACAGTTTTTTTGATGAAAGGATATGCGGGAACCGGTAAGACTACATTGACTGCGGCATTGGTCCGTACGCTGGAACAGTTGCAGTGGAAAACGGTATTGCTGGCACCAACGGGTAGAGCGGCGAAAGTTTTTTCTTCTTATGCTGGGCATCCGGCTTATACAATACACAAGAAAATATATCGTCAGAAAGTGTTCTCAAATGAAACGGATAATTTCATGACCAATCAGAATTTGCATCGCAATACATTGTTCATTGTAGACGAAGCTTCCATGATAGCTAATGAGGGACTATCAGGTGGACATTTTGGAAGTGGACGTCTACTGGATGATCTTGCGCAGTATGTATATAATGGTATGGGGTGTCGGCTGATGCTGGTGGGAGATACGGCACAGCTTCCTCCTATAGGAGAAGAGGAAAGTCCGGCGCTTTCTGTTTCTATGTTACAAGGATATGGATTGGAGGTGACAGAATGTATGCTTACAGAAGTGGTGCGGCAAAGAGAAAAGTCAGGAATTTTATGGAATGCCACCGCATTGCGGGCCCACCTTGCGGAGAATGATTTTACAGAATATCCTCAAATCAGGTTTAAGGGTTTTCCGGATATATGCCGATTGCCGGGAAATGAACTGATAGAAGCGATTAATGAATGCTACGATCATGTAGGGTTGGATGAAACCATTGTTATTTGCCGTTCAAACAAACGGGCTTCCTTATATAATAAAGGAATACGCAATAGTATTTTGTTTCGGGAAGACGAATTGAATGGGGGAGATGTGTTGATGATTGCCAAGAACAACTATTTTTGGGGAACGGAATGTAAGGAACTTGATTTTATTGCTAATGGTGATGTGGCAGTGGTACGCCGGGTACGTCGTGTTCGTGAAATGTATGGATTCCGTTTTGCAGATGTATTGCTTGCTTTTCCAGATTATGATAATCAGGAAATAGAGGTAAAAATTTTACTGGATACTTTACATTCAGATTCCCCCTCTCTCCCGAAAGAAGACAATGACCGCTTGTTTTACACTGTCTTGGAAGATTATGCTGATTTGCCTACAAAGCGTGAGCGGATGAAAAAAATGAAGGAAGATCCTTATTACAATGCATTGCAGGTAAAGTATGCTTATGCGGTAACCTGCCATAAGGCACAGGGGGGACAGTGGAAACGAGTGTTTTTAGATCAGGGATATATGACCGAAGAGATGCTTTCACCCGATTATTTTCGTTGGCTTTATACGGCTTTTACGCGTGCTACGGAGAAACTGTATCTGGTAAATTGGCCGGAAGGGCAGACCGAAAGATAA
- the kbl gene encoding glycine C-acetyltransferase, with the protein MYTNFKDFLKKELADIEAAGLYKKERIITTPQRADIKVNAGEEVLNFCANNYLGLSDNKRLIEAAKKAMDTHGYGMSSVRFICGTQDLHKQLEAAISEYFHTEDTILYAACFDANGGLFEPLFTEEDAIISDALNHASIIDGVRLCKAKRYRYANADMTDLERCLQEAQSQRHRIIATDGVFSMDGNVAPMDKICELAEKYNALVMVDESHSAGVVGPTGHGVAEQFGVYDKIDIFTGTLGKAFGGAMGGFTTGKKEIIDMLRQRSRPYLFSNSVAPAIVGASLEMFRILKESNALHDKLMANVAYFRDKMLAAGFDIKPTQSAICAVMLYDAKLSQDFAARMQEEGIYVTGFYYPVVPKGQARIRVQLSAGHEQCHLDKAIQAFIKVGKELNVIK; encoded by the coding sequence ATGTATACCAATTTTAAAGATTTCCTGAAAAAGGAACTTGCCGACATCGAAGCTGCCGGCTTATATAAAAAAGAACGTATCATAACCACTCCACAGCGTGCAGACATCAAAGTCAACGCAGGAGAGGAAGTGCTTAACTTCTGTGCCAATAACTATTTGGGACTTTCAGACAATAAACGTCTGATAGAGGCAGCCAAGAAAGCAATGGACACCCATGGCTACGGGATGTCGTCTGTACGTTTCATCTGTGGAACGCAAGACCTTCACAAACAACTTGAAGCTGCCATCTCTGAGTATTTCCACACCGAAGACACTATCTTATACGCAGCTTGTTTCGACGCAAATGGGGGATTATTCGAACCTTTGTTCACCGAAGAAGATGCCATCATCTCGGACGCCCTGAACCATGCTTCTATCATTGACGGTGTACGCTTATGCAAAGCAAAACGTTATCGTTATGCCAATGCCGACATGACTGACTTGGAACGCTGCTTGCAAGAAGCGCAATCTCAACGTCATCGTATTATTGCAACCGACGGTGTATTTTCTATGGATGGAAATGTGGCACCCATGGATAAAATCTGCGAACTGGCAGAAAAATACAATGCACTAGTCATGGTAGACGAATCACATTCAGCAGGTGTGGTAGGTCCAACAGGACACGGAGTAGCAGAACAGTTTGGAGTATATGATAAGATTGACATTTTTACCGGTACACTTGGTAAAGCCTTTGGTGGTGCCATGGGCGGATTTACGACAGGAAAGAAAGAAATCATTGATATGTTACGCCAGCGTTCCCGTCCATACTTGTTCTCCAATTCAGTAGCTCCAGCCATTGTAGGAGCAAGTCTGGAAATGTTCCGCATCCTGAAAGAAAGCAACGCCCTGCACGACAAGCTGATGGCTAATGTTGCTTATTTCCGCGACAAAATGCTTGCTGCAGGCTTCGATATCAAACCGACTCAAAGCGCTATTTGTGCCGTCATGTTGTATGATGCAAAACTTTCACAGGATTTTGCTGCCCGCATGCAAGAGGAAGGCATCTATGTAACCGGTTTCTATTATCCGGTTGTACCTAAAGGACAGGCTCGTATCCGCGTACAACTTTCCGCCGGTCATGAACAATGCCATCTGGATAAAGCCATCCAAGCCTTTATCAAAGTAGGAAAAGAATTAAACGTCATTAAATAA
- a CDS encoding right-handed parallel beta-helix repeat-containing protein — MEKGSKLLLKRGETFKGELKITGNGVSQAPIFIDAYGEGKQNPRIIGNDSSMYAVCISNSDYLTIQNLEIINTGKKALAGRTGLKVECMNYGVSHNIRINNITVRDVNGSLVKEEGGGSGILIVNGGDSIRSRFDSLTIENCHILRCARNAIIWNGYYDRKNWHPNTHTIVRKNLIEEVPGDGIVPIGCDSTLIEYNLMCDSPDTLPMTEAAAGIWPWSCDNTIIQYNEVSHHKAPWDAQGFDSDYNCQNTLIQYNYSHDNYGGMVLICNSGEAGDYSCGNIGSIIRYNISIGDGIRPKETRQGMFSPGIHIAGPVKRTLIERNIVHANHKPYSATDRTMITSDSWNGYADSTCFRQNIFYAAEPSRFDLTSSTRNIFEQNAYIGYFKNLPEHTPNLNAENIYKEKILDVSADGYEGLYSLMDSMTIKGHSLHYINPELAERFFNTIFVETK, encoded by the coding sequence TCATTGACGCTTATGGTGAAGGAAAACAAAACCCACGTATCATAGGGAATGACTCTTCCATGTACGCTGTATGCATCTCCAATTCAGATTATCTAACCATCCAAAACCTAGAGATAATCAACACAGGAAAAAAAGCACTGGCCGGACGTACAGGGCTAAAAGTGGAATGCATGAATTATGGTGTATCACATAACATTAGAATTAACAATATTACTGTACGGGATGTCAACGGCTCTCTTGTCAAAGAAGAAGGAGGCGGTAGTGGAATTCTGATTGTCAACGGAGGTGACAGCATCCGTTCACGTTTTGACAGCCTGACAATTGAAAACTGTCATATCTTGCGCTGTGCACGCAATGCCATAATCTGGAACGGATATTACGACCGGAAAAACTGGCACCCCAACACACATACAATCGTCAGAAAAAATCTCATCGAAGAAGTTCCTGGTGATGGCATCGTTCCCATTGGATGCGACAGCACACTGATTGAATATAATCTTATGTGCGATTCCCCCGATACACTTCCCATGACAGAAGCAGCTGCAGGAATCTGGCCTTGGAGTTGCGACAACACCATCATACAATATAATGAAGTGAGCCATCACAAAGCACCTTGGGACGCACAAGGTTTTGATTCTGACTATAATTGTCAAAACACACTCATACAATATAACTACAGCCATGACAATTATGGTGGAATGGTTTTGATATGCAATAGCGGAGAAGCCGGAGATTATAGCTGCGGCAATATCGGAAGTATAATCCGATATAATATCAGTATCGGCGACGGCATACGTCCCAAAGAGACAAGGCAAGGGATGTTTTCACCCGGTATTCATATTGCCGGCCCAGTGAAACGGACCTTAATCGAACGAAATATCGTGCATGCCAATCACAAACCATATAGCGCTACGGACCGGACAATGATTACTTCTGATTCATGGAATGGATATGCTGACAGTACTTGCTTCCGACAAAATATCTTTTACGCCGCAGAACCCAGCCGTTTTGACCTGACCTCCTCAACTCGAAACATTTTCGAACAAAACGCTTATATCGGCTATTTCAAGAACCTGCCGGAGCATACTCCCAATCTCAATGCAGAAAATATTTACAAAGAAAAGATTCTAGATGTATCTGCCGATGGATATGAAGGTTTGTATAGTCTTATGGATTCTATGACAATAAAAGGGCACAGCCTCCACTATATAAACCCTGAATTAGCTGAAAGGTTCTTCAATACGATCTTCGTAGAGACTAAATAA